One Salarias fasciatus chromosome 9, fSalaFa1.1, whole genome shotgun sequence DNA segment encodes these proteins:
- the LOC115394465 gene encoding ribosomal biogenesis factor-like, translating to MAKNKQKGKKQKNVFQVANKHLKSKNKAKPVTTTLKHISAGKKEKVESLNQIFTEVQRDVKSISKSVAPEPKKQIQVPKEPPKESVNVDSAAQLFSQL from the exons atggcaaaaaacaaacagaaagggaaaaaacagaagaatGTCTTTCAAGTGGCAAACAAGCACCTGAAGAGCAAGAACAAAGCCAAACCAGTCACTACGACACTCAAACAC ATCAGTGCCGGGAagaaggagaaggtggagagctTAAATCAAATCTTCACAGAAGTCCAGAGGGATGTTAAGAGCATTTCGAAATCTGTCGCTCCCGAGCCAAAGAAACAAATCCAG GTTCCCAAAGAGCCGCCAAAGGAATCTGTAAATGTTGACAGCGCCGCTCAGCTCTTCTCTCAGCTATAA